From Streptomyces chrestomyceticus JCM 4735, one genomic window encodes:
- a CDS encoding LysR family transcriptional regulator: protein MRDLHRLRVLVEIADRGSMSAAARALSFSQPAVSRQIEALEHEVGAQLVQRLGRGVRLTDAGALLADRARDILSQVVAVQQDLRAMSGLRGGRLRVGGFAGVNAYLLPQSLARFAERYPQVRLSLSGWTTRHHAADLRAGLIDIALVTDWDLTGEQACGLDVLPLLEDELYIAVARDRRAGRGGFSRGELHDLAEESWIEGAHPDCLGPQPEFERALGFAPHIHFQVGDWSTVSRLVEMSAGVTLVPGLLAVRSSGKIALHSLAGRFPPRRVYIALPEGRHAPAAEPMIEILLEVARREGALLAGTAIH from the coding sequence ATGCGCGACCTTCATCGTCTGCGGGTGCTCGTCGAGATAGCCGACCGGGGGTCGATGTCGGCCGCGGCCAGGGCGCTGTCCTTCAGCCAGCCGGCCGTCTCGCGGCAGATCGAGGCGCTGGAGCACGAGGTGGGCGCGCAGCTCGTACAGCGGCTGGGCCGTGGCGTGCGGCTGACCGACGCGGGCGCGCTGCTGGCCGACCGGGCCCGCGACATCCTGTCCCAGGTCGTCGCCGTCCAGCAGGATCTGCGGGCGATGAGCGGGCTGCGTGGCGGGCGGCTGCGGGTGGGCGGCTTCGCCGGCGTCAACGCGTATCTGCTGCCGCAGTCGCTGGCCCGCTTCGCCGAACGGTATCCGCAGGTGCGGCTCTCGCTGTCCGGCTGGACCACCCGCCACCACGCCGCGGACCTGCGGGCCGGGCTGATCGACATCGCGCTGGTCACCGACTGGGACCTCACCGGTGAACAGGCCTGCGGACTGGACGTCCTGCCACTGCTGGAGGACGAGTTGTACATCGCCGTCGCCCGTGACCGCCGGGCCGGCCGTGGCGGGTTCTCCCGGGGTGAACTGCACGACCTGGCCGAGGAATCGTGGATCGAGGGCGCCCATCCGGACTGCCTCGGCCCGCAGCCGGAATTCGAGAGGGCGCTGGGGTTCGCTCCGCATATCCATTTCCAGGTCGGGGACTGGAGCACCGTCAGCCGGCTGGTGGAAATGTCGGCCGGTGTCACACTTGTGCCGGGGTTGCTCGCGGTCCGCAGCAGTGGAAAAATCGCCCTGCATTCCCTGGCGGGAAGATTTCCGCCACGGCGTGTGTACATTGCACTTCCGGAGGGACGGCACGCGCCCGCGGCGGAACCCATGATCGAAATTCTGCTGGAAGTGGCCCGCAGGGAGGGTGCACTGCTCGCCGGTACGGCCATTCATTGA
- a CDS encoding STAS domain-containing protein, protein MTRPALYHLLLLPDGSWDTVECLAAMIRRRATVPTVIVDVSAVQRLTIDALAILVRKAMRLHTVGGALLLAGPPPAVRKLIQRTATGSLLPVFAGTAAAVRALAQDGRTWHRTELASGRGTLFPDPSVGHT, encoded by the coding sequence TTGACCCGACCCGCTCTTTACCACCTGCTCCTCCTGCCCGACGGCTCCTGGGACACGGTGGAGTGCCTGGCCGCCATGATCCGCCGCCGGGCCACGGTGCCCACCGTGATCGTCGATGTGTCGGCGGTCCAGCGGCTGACCATCGATGCGCTGGCCATCCTGGTCCGCAAGGCCATGCGGCTGCACACGGTCGGCGGTGCGCTGCTGCTGGCCGGCCCGCCTCCCGCCGTACGCAAGCTCATCCAGCGCACCGCGACCGGCTCGCTGCTGCCCGTCTTCGCGGGCACGGCCGCCGCCGTCCGGGCGCTGGCCCAGGACGGCCGTACCTGGCACCGGACCGAGCTGGCATCCGGACGGGGCACGCTCTTCCCCGACCCGTCGGTGGGGCACACCTGA
- a CDS encoding lamin tail domain-containing protein translates to MFRSARTAAVALGSAALVATAALPAAATDARTLPAKHRSPVVIGAVQADSPGRDDGSNRSLNAEWVTVKNTGRRAVDLDGWTLTSERTHQTYHFRHLRLGGHQEVRVHTGKGHDTWRDVHQGRRDYVWHNHRDTATLYDGHRHLIDIKRWGRR, encoded by the coding sequence ATGTTCCGTTCCGCCCGTACGGCCGCCGTCGCTCTCGGCTCGGCCGCCCTGGTCGCCACCGCAGCGCTGCCCGCCGCCGCCACCGACGCGCGCACACTGCCGGCCAAGCACCGTTCCCCCGTCGTGATCGGCGCCGTGCAGGCCGACAGCCCCGGCCGCGACGACGGCTCCAACCGGTCCCTGAACGCCGAGTGGGTCACCGTCAAGAACACCGGGCGCCGCGCGGTCGACCTCGACGGCTGGACCCTGACCAGCGAGCGCACCCACCAGACCTACCACTTCCGCCACCTGCGCCTCGGCGGCCACCAAGAGGTACGGGTCCACACCGGCAAGGGCCACGACACCTGGCGCGACGTCCACCAGGGCCGCCGCGACTACGTCTGGCACAACCACCGCGACACCGCCACCCTGTACGACGGCCACCGCCACCTGATCGACATCAAACGCTGGGGCCGCCGCTGA
- a CDS encoding DUF885 family protein: MDARLRAVCDLMVELVREQAGLHEYDGHVQDLSPDGIRSGLAALGGPAPGPREPPSSLAPPDSPEPLDHPGSPDAHDAAHLHIFEAGLRTVYGDLEMHRRNPLPHLLNLDVCCYDREYAPAADRDRAKRAHLANWPDAIDASVRALDQVDAPTARAVLDTADSLTAVIPPELAGTDIAVRARSAHGRLMACLKHAADHGDPRSALGERDLALLMGAPEGIEVSLPRLADRADQEAERLRALLREACHRLAPGRRPHDLVRDLVREHPPADAVLDRARAVTDELMAFTRGRSLLPHLDGEVLVGPTPPSRQDTWAMMSFAAPEEPDAASWYHITLPGPEWKDEDAAEWLAVFSPAMLPAVTAHEVVPGHFTHARSLRRAGSPVRRILQSLTFMEGWAHYGEELMVEEGFRAADPRFTIGVCMEALIRVTRLACAIGVHTGAMDVPEAARRFEADTYLSGRAARAEAERATFDPTYGRYTWGKLALRDLRDEARRRWGDAYSPLRFHSAVLALGSPPLGLLPNALAQGLPERSSRLLG; encoded by the coding sequence ATGGACGCTCGGTTGCGCGCGGTGTGTGATCTGATGGTCGAGCTGGTACGTGAACAAGCCGGCCTGCACGAATACGACGGCCACGTACAGGACCTCTCCCCGGACGGCATCCGCTCCGGCCTCGCCGCGCTCGGCGGCCCCGCCCCCGGCCCCCGCGAACCGCCCTCCTCCCTCGCCCCGCCCGACTCTCCCGAACCACTTGACCATCCCGGATCGCCCGACGCTCATGACGCCGCACACCTCCACATCTTCGAGGCGGGCCTGCGCACGGTCTACGGCGACCTGGAGATGCACCGCCGCAACCCGCTCCCGCACCTGCTCAACCTCGACGTCTGCTGTTACGACCGGGAGTACGCACCGGCCGCCGACCGGGACCGCGCCAAGCGTGCCCACCTCGCCAACTGGCCCGACGCGATCGACGCGTCCGTCCGCGCACTCGACCAGGTCGACGCCCCCACGGCCCGCGCCGTGCTCGACACGGCCGACAGCCTCACCGCCGTCATCCCGCCCGAACTGGCCGGCACCGACATCGCCGTACGCGCCCGCAGCGCACACGGGCGGCTGATGGCCTGCCTGAAACACGCGGCCGACCACGGCGACCCGCGCTCCGCCCTCGGCGAGCGGGACCTCGCCCTGCTCATGGGCGCCCCCGAAGGGATCGAGGTCAGCCTGCCCCGGCTGGCCGACCGTGCCGACCAGGAGGCGGAACGGCTGCGCGCACTGCTGCGCGAGGCATGCCACCGGCTGGCTCCCGGCCGCCGCCCGCACGACCTCGTACGCGATCTCGTACGGGAACACCCGCCGGCCGACGCCGTACTGGACCGGGCGCGGGCCGTCACCGACGAACTGATGGCCTTCACCCGCGGCCGGTCGCTCCTCCCGCACCTCGACGGCGAGGTGCTCGTCGGCCCCACACCACCGTCACGCCAGGACACCTGGGCCATGATGAGCTTCGCCGCCCCCGAGGAGCCCGACGCTGCCTCCTGGTACCACATCACCTTGCCGGGACCCGAGTGGAAGGACGAGGACGCCGCCGAGTGGCTGGCCGTCTTCAGCCCGGCCATGCTTCCCGCCGTCACGGCACACGAGGTGGTCCCCGGGCACTTCACGCACGCCCGCAGCCTGCGCAGGGCCGGCAGTCCTGTCCGGCGGATCCTGCAGTCCCTCACCTTCATGGAGGGCTGGGCCCATTACGGAGAAGAGCTGATGGTGGAGGAGGGCTTCCGGGCGGCCGACCCCCGCTTCACCATCGGCGTCTGCATGGAAGCACTGATCAGGGTGACCCGGCTCGCCTGCGCGATCGGTGTACACACCGGAGCCATGGACGTACCGGAAGCCGCCCGGCGCTTCGAGGCGGACACCTATCTGTCGGGCCGGGCCGCCCGCGCGGAGGCCGAGCGGGCCACCTTCGATCCCACCTACGGTCGCTACACCTGGGGCAAGCTGGCCCTGCGCGACCTACGGGACGAAGCCCGGCGACGCTGGGGCGACGCCTACTCCCCCCTGCGCTTCCACAGCGCTGTCCTCGCCCTGGGCTCCCCACCACTGGGCCTGCTGCCGAACGCCCTCGCCCAGGGGCTGCCGGAACGCTCCAGCCGTCTGCTTGGGTGA
- a CDS encoding LPXTG cell wall anchor domain-containing protein, translating into MPVAHHHQPSSAAAPAGGKGWQVDHSVQDAQRPALAHTGSSQAGATAATGAALLLGGVVLFRRGRASRA; encoded by the coding sequence GTGCCCGTGGCACACCACCACCAGCCGTCGTCCGCGGCCGCACCCGCCGGAGGCAAGGGGTGGCAGGTCGACCACAGCGTGCAGGACGCCCAGCGGCCGGCACTCGCGCACACGGGAAGCAGTCAAGCCGGTGCCACGGCCGCCACGGGCGCGGCGCTCCTGCTCGGCGGTGTGGTGCTCTTCCGCCGCGGCCGTGCCTCGCGCGCGTGA
- a CDS encoding class I adenylate-forming enzyme family protein — protein MDAHYAAGLMRAADGPWVRREALVHGDRRWTYGQLARTVRGIAAVLRSSPGAQSGVAVLADNRPEVVAVQLATHLLGHQLALLAPGATNAEREELLRHGRPGTLVFAPGHAESARALAAAAGIGELLSLGPAPSCRDLAAEAAARPAEPGPPAVPADRVRTLLCTGGTTGLPKAVVHTHGLYDALAGLVGNHGLAVPGERRLVCTPMSHISGHFALPTLLSGGTLVLHDGFDAGAVLETVAAERINALVLTSPLMYQLLDHPALTVTDHSSLRCLGYGAAPTPLRRQQQALDCLGPVLQHIYGLTEAGVVTLLQPGEHHADRPQSLAGAGRPVPGMSVEVRDEDGRRLPAGRAGEVWVRGPSVMAGYLGHPETTSEVIRDGWLRTGDIGSLDASGTLFLKARKSEVIMRASGLRIYPRVVEEALLSHPAVRAAAVFGVPDGGDGERVHATVAPHQGAAVDPAALGAHVLAALGQDGMVPESVDIVPRLPVTRNGKIDRQALKNRAAPDGC, from the coding sequence ATGGACGCGCACTACGCCGCGGGATTGATGCGAGCCGCTGACGGCCCGTGGGTGCGCCGTGAGGCGCTGGTCCACGGTGACCGGCGGTGGACGTACGGACAACTGGCGCGGACCGTCCGTGGCATCGCGGCCGTCCTGCGTTCCTCGCCCGGCGCGCAAAGCGGCGTCGCCGTCCTCGCGGACAACCGCCCGGAGGTAGTCGCCGTCCAACTCGCCACCCATCTCCTCGGACACCAACTGGCCCTGCTGGCACCCGGCGCGACCAACGCCGAACGGGAGGAACTGCTGCGGCACGGCCGCCCGGGAACACTGGTCTTCGCCCCCGGTCATGCCGAGTCCGCCAGGGCCTTGGCCGCGGCGGCAGGCATCGGGGAACTGCTGTCCCTGGGCCCGGCACCGTCCTGCCGAGACCTGGCGGCGGAGGCCGCCGCGCGACCGGCCGAACCAGGCCCGCCCGCGGTGCCCGCCGACCGCGTACGGACCTTGCTCTGCACGGGCGGCACGACGGGCCTGCCCAAAGCGGTCGTGCACACGCACGGCCTGTACGACGCCCTGGCCGGGCTCGTGGGCAACCACGGGCTGGCCGTGCCCGGTGAACGGCGGCTGGTGTGCACGCCCATGAGCCACATCAGCGGGCACTTCGCGCTGCCCACCCTCCTGTCGGGAGGCACCTTGGTGCTCCACGACGGATTCGACGCCGGCGCGGTGCTGGAGACGGTCGCCGCGGAGCGCATCAACGCGCTGGTGCTGACCTCGCCCCTGATGTACCAGCTCCTGGACCACCCGGCGCTCACCGTCACCGATCATTCCTCCTTGCGCTGCCTCGGCTACGGCGCCGCGCCCACCCCGCTGCGCCGTCAACAACAGGCCCTCGACTGTCTCGGTCCGGTGCTGCAGCACATCTACGGTCTGACCGAAGCGGGCGTGGTGACCTTGCTCCAGCCCGGCGAACACCACGCCGACCGCCCGCAGAGCCTGGCCGGGGCCGGCCGCCCGGTCCCCGGTATGAGCGTCGAGGTACGCGACGAGGACGGACGGCGGCTGCCGGCGGGCCGGGCGGGGGAGGTGTGGGTCCGTGGCCCGAGTGTGATGGCGGGCTACCTCGGCCACCCCGAGACCACGTCGGAGGTGATCCGGGACGGCTGGCTGCGTACCGGGGACATCGGCAGTCTGGACGCGTCCGGCACCCTTTTCCTGAAGGCCAGGAAGAGCGAAGTGATCATGCGCGCTTCGGGGCTGCGCATCTATCCACGGGTCGTGGAGGAGGCGTTGCTGAGCCACCCGGCCGTCCGCGCGGCGGCGGTCTTCGGCGTCCCGGACGGCGGCGACGGCGAGCGGGTGCACGCGACCGTCGCCCCGCATCAGGGCGCCGCCGTCGACCCCGCCGCCCTGGGCGCCCACGTACTGGCCGCGCTGGGCCAGGACGGCATGGTTCCGGAGTCCGTCGACATCGTCCCGCGCCTTCCCGTGACCCGTAACGGCAAGATCGACAGGCAGGCGCTCAAGAACAGGGCGGCTCCGGACGGCTGCTGA
- a CDS encoding GNAT family N-acetyltransferase, producing the protein MTLSRIELADWRAVHSWASLAQVCRFQAWGPNTEEQTRTFVATAVDAWARSPQQRFVYAARVEGDVLGVGELHVRSRGQRQGEITYAVHPRVWGRGVGTAIGRQLLERGFTNLGLHRVYATCDPRNLGSAQVLRKLGMTWEGRHRHTALIRDGWRDSDMFSILEDEWREKDGLVSYE; encoded by the coding sequence GTGACCTTGAGCAGGATCGAACTCGCAGACTGGCGAGCCGTCCACTCCTGGGCTTCCCTCGCCCAGGTCTGCCGCTTCCAGGCTTGGGGGCCGAACACGGAGGAGCAAACGCGCACGTTCGTGGCGACTGCGGTCGATGCCTGGGCACGCTCACCTCAGCAGCGGTTCGTGTATGCGGCGCGTGTCGAGGGCGACGTACTCGGCGTAGGTGAGCTCCACGTCCGGAGCCGGGGGCAACGTCAGGGCGAGATCACGTATGCCGTGCATCCTCGGGTCTGGGGACGAGGCGTCGGAACGGCGATCGGGCGGCAACTGCTTGAGCGAGGGTTCACGAATCTTGGGCTCCACCGCGTCTATGCCACTTGTGACCCGCGCAACCTCGGATCGGCACAGGTGCTCCGCAAGCTCGGCATGACGTGGGAGGGACGTCATCGTCACACCGCGCTGATCCGGGACGGCTGGCGAGACTCTGACATGTTCAGCATCCTCGAAGATGAGTGGCGCGAGAAGGATGGACTGGTTTCTTACGAGTAG
- a CDS encoding MFS transporter produces MRLWAATAAANLGDGLVLALIPLLAVQLTASSGLVAGAKLAHTLPWAVAPLAVGLLVDSMDRRQLIIFFDLFRAAALAVLLAALLLHATALFVLYALYLVACCLAVGEAVADIATTALVPSVVPRHRLEWANSWIRGTESVLNEFVGLPLGGLLVAVGPAWAVGGAGGLYAAAACAMLMLHGKYRPVVQDASPDGLDGRRRHLLTAGLRILWRNRPLRTLTLMSTVMAGCWSAWLAVLVVYTVQGPVGLSPFGYGLLLTTLGAGAVLGAALAPRLARTLGVRWILVTDVVAGVVMLGAPAVSADVVVIAFATFLGGVGSGLWNVEVISLRQRLTPQGQLGRISGAIRCLGWGGMPLGAALAAGLAELTGPRPVFALAAVLTALTLIPLLRILNTPALDAPAQEPSPAAGKC; encoded by the coding sequence GTGCGCCTGTGGGCCGCGACGGCGGCGGCGAACCTCGGCGACGGTCTGGTGCTGGCCCTGATCCCGTTGCTCGCCGTACAACTGACGGCGTCCTCGGGCCTGGTCGCGGGGGCGAAGCTGGCGCACACGCTGCCCTGGGCGGTGGCGCCGCTGGCGGTCGGTCTGCTCGTCGACAGCATGGACCGGCGCCAACTGATCATCTTCTTCGACCTGTTCCGCGCGGCGGCGCTGGCCGTCCTTCTGGCCGCCCTCCTGCTCCACGCCACCGCCCTGTTCGTTCTCTACGCCCTCTACCTGGTCGCATGCTGTCTGGCGGTCGGCGAGGCCGTCGCCGACATCGCCACGACCGCACTCGTCCCCTCGGTGGTGCCACGCCACCGGCTGGAGTGGGCCAACTCCTGGATCCGGGGTACGGAGTCGGTACTGAACGAGTTCGTGGGGCTGCCGCTGGGCGGGCTGCTGGTCGCCGTCGGCCCGGCGTGGGCGGTCGGCGGCGCCGGCGGACTCTATGCCGCCGCGGCCTGCGCCATGCTGATGCTGCACGGGAAGTACCGGCCGGTGGTCCAGGACGCGTCACCTGACGGGCTCGACGGGCGCAGGCGGCACCTGCTCACCGCGGGCTTGAGAATCCTCTGGCGCAACCGGCCGTTGCGCACGCTGACACTCATGAGCACGGTCATGGCGGGCTGCTGGAGCGCCTGGCTCGCCGTACTGGTCGTGTACACCGTCCAGGGTCCGGTCGGCCTGTCCCCGTTCGGCTACGGACTGCTGCTGACGACTCTCGGCGCCGGCGCCGTGCTCGGCGCCGCGTTGGCCCCGCGCCTGGCCCGCACGCTGGGTGTCCGCTGGATCCTGGTCACGGACGTGGTGGCCGGCGTCGTCATGCTGGGCGCCCCTGCCGTCAGCGCCGACGTCGTGGTGATCGCCTTCGCCACGTTCCTCGGAGGGGTGGGCAGCGGACTGTGGAACGTGGAGGTCATCTCACTGCGCCAACGCCTCACCCCGCAGGGCCAGTTGGGCCGGATCAGCGGCGCCATCCGGTGCCTCGGCTGGGGCGGTATGCCGCTGGGCGCCGCGCTGGCCGCCGGGCTCGCCGAACTGACCGGCCCACGCCCGGTGTTCGCCCTGGCTGCCGTGCTCACCGCACTCACCCTGATCCCCCTGCTCCGCATCCTGAACACGCCGGCCCTGGACGCTCCGGCACAGGAGCCGTCCCCGGCCGCCGGGAAGTGCTGA